The Candidatus Pelagibacter sp. IMCC9063 genome has a window encoding:
- the rplF gene encoding 50S ribosomal protein L6, producing the protein MSKIGKKSITIPDQVKVSINRNILSMEGPKGKKEIILNTELLDTKIENNILSVTSKKTETKNKVFWGLQRSLINNALIGISAGYEIVLNLNGVGFRASLEGKKIKFQLGFSHDILFDVPEGITVKIDKQTKITLNGNDKQLIGKVASDIKFLKPVEPYKQKGITADGQFILKKEGKKK; encoded by the coding sequence ATGTCAAAAATTGGAAAAAAAAGCATTACAATACCTGATCAAGTCAAAGTTTCCATTAACAGAAATATTCTTTCCATGGAAGGACCTAAGGGGAAAAAAGAAATTATTTTAAACACAGAATTGCTTGATACAAAAATAGAAAATAACATTTTATCAGTAACTTCTAAAAAAACAGAAACTAAAAATAAAGTCTTTTGGGGATTGCAAAGAAGTTTGATTAACAATGCTTTAATAGGAATTTCTGCAGGATATGAAATTGTTTTAAATTTAAATGGAGTTGGATTCAGAGCTAGCTTAGAAGGTAAAAAAATTAAATTTCAATTGGGTTTTAGCCACGATATTTTATTTGATGTACCAGAGGGCATTACGGTAAAAATTGATAAGCAAACCAAAATTACTTTAAATGGAAATGACAAGCAGCTGATTGGTAAAGTTGCATCTGATATTAAATTTTTAAAACCAGTTGAGCCATATAAACAAAAAGGAATAACTGCTGACGGCCAGTTTATTCTGAAAAAAGAAGGGAAGAAAAAATAA
- the rplO gene encoding 50S ribosomal protein L15 has translation MMNLNEIGVKLHKTSKRVGRGIGSGKGKTAGRGVKGQKSRSGVSIKGYEGGQMPLFRRLPKRGFNAISKRANNLVINLNDLSKLIDKNKISIAEKLDLASLLFSKDKKNYKYVKVKILGTGEIKHKINILAHSASKSAKSKIESSGGSIEIVK, from the coding sequence ATAATGAACTTAAATGAAATTGGAGTAAAACTACACAAAACCTCAAAAAGAGTTGGAAGAGGCATTGGGTCTGGAAAAGGAAAAACAGCTGGAAGAGGAGTTAAGGGTCAAAAATCTCGTTCAGGCGTTTCTATAAAAGGATACGAAGGTGGTCAAATGCCTTTGTTTAGAAGGTTGCCTAAAAGAGGTTTTAATGCAATTTCAAAAAGAGCTAATAATTTAGTTATAAACTTAAACGACCTGTCAAAACTAATTGATAAAAATAAAATTAGTATTGCTGAGAAGTTAGATTTGGCATCTCTTTTGTTTTCAAAAGATAAAAAAAATTACAAATACGTTAAAGTAAAAATTTTAGGCACAGGCGAAATTAAACATAAAATTAATATTTTAGCTCATTCTGCAAGCAAAAGTGCGAAAAGCAAAATTGAAAGTTCGGGCGGATCAATAGAAATAGTTAAATAG
- the rplP gene encoding 50S ribosomal protein L16, whose protein sequence is MLQPARTKFRKAHKGRINGTAERGATMNFGSHGLLALEPERITSRQIEAARVALTRHMKRAGRVWLRIFPNIPVSKKPIEVRMGKGKGNVEYYVFRVKPGRIIFEIDGVSDLVAKEAFDRASSKLPIKTKVIKRNINI, encoded by the coding sequence ATGTTACAGCCAGCTAGAACAAAATTTAGAAAAGCTCACAAAGGTAGAATCAATGGTACTGCTGAACGTGGTGCAACCATGAATTTTGGATCTCATGGGTTGTTGGCTCTTGAGCCAGAAAGAATTACATCACGACAAATTGAAGCTGCCAGAGTTGCTCTAACAAGACATATGAAAAGAGCTGGACGAGTATGGTTGAGAATTTTTCCAAACATTCCAGTTTCTAAAAAGCCTATTGAAGTTCGTATGGGTAAAGGTAAAGGAAATGTGGAATATTATGTGTTCAGAGTTAAGCCTGGAAGAATTATTTTTGAAATCGATGGCGTTTCGGATCTTGTAGCTAAAGAAGCTTTTGATAGGGCTTCTTCTAAGCTACCGATAAAAACAAAAGTAATTAAAAGAAATATAAATATTTAA
- the rplV gene encoding 50S ribosomal protein L22, producing the protein MAKIKKDLSTVKAVFNNLKSGTRKINEILQSIRGRKVDLVLRDLQFNNKRVSKEIIKTIKSAVANAENNNQLDIDTLIIKEAYVGKGITLKRFRPRAKGRAASIKKHFSNLTIVVSEKKEAAQVPQGA; encoded by the coding sequence ATGGCAAAAATTAAAAAAGATTTATCAACCGTTAAAGCAGTTTTTAACAATTTAAAATCTGGAACAAGAAAAATTAACGAAATATTGCAATCTATTAGAGGTAGAAAAGTAGATCTTGTTTTAAGGGATCTTCAATTTAATAATAAACGTGTTTCTAAAGAAATAATTAAAACAATCAAATCTGCTGTAGCTAACGCTGAAAATAATAATCAATTAGACATAGATACACTAATTATAAAAGAGGCTTATGTTGGCAAGGGCATTACATTAAAAAGATTTAGACCAAGAGCAAAAGGTAGGGCAGCTAGTATCAAAAAGCATTTTAGTAATTTAACAATTGTTGTTTCAGAAAAAAAAGAAGCAGCGCAAGTACCACAGGGAGCTTAG
- the secY gene encoding preprotein translocase subunit SecY gives MSNFSDTSNSGSSFFQGNDLSKRIFYTLFILVIYRFCTYVPIPGIDPDSLKNLISGNERSLLGMFNVFAGGAVQRMAILTLGIMPYISASIIIQLLTGVTEYFKNLKSQGEYGRKKITQYTRYGTVLLALVQGYGVSVSLENSQGIVLDPGMYFRFVTTVTLVTGTILIMWLGEQITARGVGNGISLIIFSGIVAEIPRALASTFELGRTGAISSVAILSILVLLLAAIYFIVYVERAQRRILIQYPKRQMGNKMYGGESSYLPLKVNTAGVIPAIFASALLLLPVTLSNFSTSSNSIILSITSMLGQGKPLYMIFYASGIVFFSFFYTSIIFNPVETSDNLKKNGGFVPGIRPGDKTSEFIQNLLTKLTVIGSSYLVIICLLPEVLISKYPIPFYLGGTSLLIVAVVAMDTITQVQTRLMSAQYASLIKKTKFSR, from the coding sequence ATGTCTAACTTTTCCGATACATCAAATAGTGGATCCAGTTTTTTTCAGGGAAACGATTTAAGTAAAAGGATTTTCTACACTTTATTCATTTTAGTTATTTATAGATTTTGTACTTACGTTCCCATACCCGGCATAGACCCAGATTCCCTTAAAAATCTAATTTCAGGAAACGAAAGAAGTCTTCTTGGTATGTTTAACGTATTCGCGGGTGGAGCTGTCCAACGTATGGCAATTCTTACTTTGGGTATAATGCCCTACATTTCGGCTTCCATTATTATTCAGTTATTAACTGGTGTTACAGAGTATTTTAAGAATTTAAAAAGTCAGGGTGAATACGGAAGAAAAAAAATTACTCAATATACAAGGTACGGAACAGTATTGCTTGCTTTGGTCCAGGGATATGGAGTTTCTGTTAGTCTAGAAAATTCACAAGGAATTGTTCTGGATCCTGGAATGTATTTTAGGTTTGTTACTACAGTTACATTGGTAACAGGTACTATTTTGATCATGTGGCTAGGAGAGCAGATAACTGCCAGGGGTGTTGGTAATGGTATTTCATTAATTATTTTTTCTGGAATTGTTGCTGAAATTCCAAGAGCGCTTGCCTCGACATTTGAATTGGGTAGAACGGGTGCAATTTCTAGCGTTGCTATTTTGTCTATCCTAGTTCTTTTGTTGGCTGCTATATATTTTATTGTTTATGTGGAAAGAGCGCAGCGAAGAATATTAATTCAATACCCCAAAAGACAAATGGGTAATAAAATGTACGGTGGAGAATCTTCTTACCTACCCTTAAAAGTTAATACTGCAGGTGTCATACCAGCGATCTTTGCATCAGCATTACTTTTGCTGCCAGTCACATTGTCTAACTTTTCTACCAGTTCAAATTCAATTATTTTATCTATTACCTCTATGTTAGGACAAGGAAAGCCTCTCTATATGATCTTTTATGCATCTGGTATTGTGTTCTTTTCTTTTTTTTACACTTCTATTATTTTCAATCCAGTAGAAACCTCCGATAATTTAAAAAAGAATGGGGGATTTGTTCCAGGAATTAGACCAGGTGACAAAACTTCAGAATTTATTCAAAATCTTTTGACAAAATTGACAGTAATAGGATCAAGTTATTTAGTAATAATTTGCTTGTTGCCAGAAGTTCTTATTTCAAAATATCCCATTCCTTTTTATTTGGGAGGAACGTCTTTGCTTATTGTTGCAGTTGTTGCGATGGATACAATAACACAAGTTCAAACAAGGTTAATGAGTGCTCAATACGCTTCGTTAATTAAAAAAACTAAATTCTCAAGGTAA
- the rplN gene encoding 50S ribosomal protein L14, translating to MIQIQTELEVADNTGAKRIECIKVLGGSKRRYASIGDVIVVSIKDCAPKGKVKKGDVHKAVVVRTRKQIFRKDGSAIKFDTNAAVLIAANNEPIGTRIFGPVTRELRVKKHMKIISLAPEVL from the coding sequence ATGATTCAAATTCAAACAGAATTAGAAGTGGCTGATAATACAGGAGCAAAAAGAATTGAATGTATTAAAGTTCTTGGAGGATCAAAAAGAAGATATGCATCTATTGGAGATGTGATTGTTGTAAGTATTAAAGATTGTGCTCCTAAAGGAAAAGTTAAAAAAGGAGACGTTCATAAAGCCGTGGTTGTTAGGACGAGAAAACAAATTTTTAGAAAAGATGGTTCTGCAATTAAATTTGATACCAATGCAGCTGTGTTAATTGCAGCTAATAACGAGCCAATTGGTACTCGTATTTTTGGTCCAGTTACAAGAGAGTTGAGAGTAAAAAAACATATGAAAATTATTTCATTAGCTCCAGAGGTGCTGTAA
- the rpsC gene encoding 30S ribosomal protein S3, which produces MGQKINPIGIRLKINRNWDSIWFAKKEAYGTYLIQDFKIRKYINANIKNSGISRILIERPSKKCNVTIFTSRPGFVIGKKGSDIEKIKSNIGKIVTDEVSVNIKEIRKPELDAYLVAENIAQQIEKRIAYRKAMKRAMQSTMRIGAKGIKVMISGRLAGNEIARTEWLREGSVPLHTLRAEIDYAECEALTTYGIIGIKVYIYKGVVFQKDLQKKIASEKEEEKTK; this is translated from the coding sequence ATGGGACAGAAGATTAATCCAATTGGAATTAGACTTAAAATTAATAGAAACTGGGATTCTATTTGGTTTGCTAAGAAAGAAGCTTACGGAACCTATTTAATACAAGATTTTAAAATTAGAAAATACATTAATGCCAATATAAAAAATTCTGGAATTTCAAGAATTTTAATCGAGCGTCCTTCTAAAAAATGTAATGTTACAATTTTTACCTCTAGACCTGGTTTTGTGATTGGGAAAAAGGGTTCTGATATTGAAAAAATTAAGAGCAACATTGGAAAAATTGTTACAGATGAGGTTTCGGTCAATATAAAAGAAATTAGAAAACCAGAGCTAGATGCTTATTTAGTAGCTGAAAACATTGCGCAGCAAATTGAAAAAAGGATCGCCTACAGAAAAGCGATGAAAAGAGCAATGCAATCAACCATGAGAATTGGTGCCAAAGGTATCAAAGTGATGATCAGTGGTAGATTGGCTGGAAACGAAATAGCAAGAACAGAGTGGTTGCGAGAGGGTAGTGTTCCATTGCACACTTTAAGAGCAGAAATTGATTACGCGGAGTGTGAGGCGCTTACTACTTACGGAATTATAGGAATTAAAGTCTACATCTACAAAGGTGTAGTGTTTCAAAAAGACTTGCAGAAAAAAATTGCAAGTGAAAAAGAGGAAGAGAAAACAAAATAA
- the rpsE gene encoding 30S ribosomal protein S5: MSKVSEIKEKLVAINRITKVVKGGRRFGFAALVVAGNQKGQVGYGQGKAKQVPDAIKKASEAAKKSLIKIPLRDGRTLHHDVKGKSGAGKVVLRSAPAGTGIIAGGAVRAICEMSGIQDVVGKSIGSANPYNLIRAVFVALGSQQTPKDISLIRGKKIKDIVARR; the protein is encoded by the coding sequence ATGAGCAAGGTATCAGAGATTAAAGAAAAATTAGTAGCCATCAACAGAATTACAAAAGTAGTAAAAGGTGGAAGAAGATTTGGGTTTGCAGCATTAGTTGTGGCTGGAAATCAAAAAGGTCAAGTAGGTTATGGACAGGGTAAAGCCAAACAAGTTCCAGATGCTATTAAAAAGGCTTCAGAAGCTGCAAAAAAATCATTAATTAAAATACCTTTAAGAGACGGAAGAACTTTGCACCATGATGTAAAGGGAAAGAGCGGAGCCGGTAAGGTAGTTTTAAGAAGCGCCCCTGCTGGTACAGGAATTATTGCCGGTGGAGCAGTTCGAGCTATATGTGAAATGTCGGGTATTCAAGATGTGGTAGGAAAATCTATTGGATCTGCAAATCCTTATAATTTGATCCGAGCTGTTTTTGTTGCACTAGGTAGTCAACAAACACCAAAAGACATTTCCTTAATTAGAGGAAAAAAAATTAAAGATATTGTTGCAAGGAGATAA
- the rplB gene encoding 50S ribosomal protein L2 — protein MALKTFKPYTKSTRGTILVDRSHLWKGKSEKTLTKKMHRAVGRNNQGRITSRHRSAGHKKKYRIIDFKRNKFEMAAEIKRFEHDPFRSANIMLVEYEDKTIAYMLAPEGVKIGEKIYSGEKLEILPGNCMKIKDMPGGTSVHNIELTPGKGGVMARSAGTSATIMGTDGDYTTVKLSSGEVRKVRAECRATIGQLSNVDNKNVKIGKAGRNRWLGIRPQSRGVVMNPVDHPHGGGEGKTSGGRDPVTPWGQGTKGLKTRNNKKTDQFIISRKKKR, from the coding sequence ATGGCACTTAAAACTTTTAAACCATACACAAAGTCTACAAGAGGTACTATCTTAGTTGATCGTTCTCACCTATGGAAAGGCAAGTCAGAAAAAACCTTAACTAAAAAAATGCACAGAGCGGTGGGTAGAAATAACCAAGGTAGGATTACTTCAAGACATAGAAGTGCTGGGCACAAAAAAAAATATAGAATTATTGATTTTAAGAGAAATAAATTTGAAATGGCTGCTGAAATAAAAAGATTTGAACATGATCCATTTAGAAGTGCTAATATCATGCTAGTTGAATATGAAGATAAAACTATAGCTTATATGCTAGCTCCAGAAGGGGTTAAGATCGGTGAAAAAATTTATTCAGGTGAAAAATTAGAAATTCTTCCAGGAAATTGCATGAAAATTAAAGATATGCCAGGGGGAACAAGTGTTCATAATATAGAGTTAACACCTGGAAAAGGTGGAGTTATGGCAAGATCTGCTGGAACATCTGCTACTATTATGGGAACAGATGGTGATTACACAACAGTGAAATTATCTTCGGGTGAGGTTAGAAAAGTAAGAGCAGAATGTAGAGCTACAATAGGACAACTTTCTAACGTAGATAATAAAAACGTAAAAATTGGTAAAGCTGGTAGAAACAGATGGTTAGGTATTAGACCTCAATCTAGAGGTGTTGTGATGAACCCTGTTGATCACCCGCACGGTGGTGGTGAGGGTAAGACTTCAGGTGGTAGAGATCCTGTCACTCCTTGGGGTCAAGGTACTAAAGGTTTAAAAACAAGAAATAATAAAAAAACAGATCAGTTTATTATTTCTAGAAAGAAAAAAAGATAA
- the rpsN gene encoding 30S ribosomal protein S14: MAKISAIHRNLKRVKMVKRFESKRKKLKAIIMDKKTNLNERFEASLKLAKIPQNSAKNRIVNRCEITGRPHGYYRKLKMSRIALRKLASMGKIPGMTKSSW, translated from the coding sequence ATGGCAAAAATATCCGCGATACACAGAAATTTAAAAAGAGTGAAAATGGTTAAGCGTTTTGAAAGTAAAAGAAAAAAATTAAAAGCTATTATTATGGATAAAAAAACTAATCTAAATGAAAGATTTGAAGCTAGTTTGAAGCTTGCTAAAATTCCACAAAATTCAGCAAAAAATAGAATTGTAAATAGATGTGAAATTACTGGAAGACCTCACGGTTATTACAGAAAACTTAAAATGTCTCGTATTGCACTTAGAAAATTAGCTTCTATGGGCAAAATACCAGGCATGACTAAATCGAGTTGGTAA
- the rplR gene encoding 50S ribosomal protein L18 has translation MRNKTLTRKSRIRSKLKKVNNGKPRLSVFRSLNNIYAQLIDDKKGSTIASASSKEKNIEKKSKTEVSKIVGKLIAERSIEKGIKEVFFDRGSYRYHGRVKSLAEAARTGGLKF, from the coding sequence ATGAGAAATAAAACCCTGACTAGAAAAAGCAGAATCAGATCTAAGTTAAAAAAAGTAAACAACGGTAAACCAAGACTTTCAGTGTTTAGGTCCCTCAATAATATCTATGCTCAATTAATAGATGATAAAAAAGGTTCAACTATAGCTAGCGCATCTTCAAAAGAAAAAAATATAGAGAAAAAAAGTAAAACAGAGGTTTCTAAAATTGTAGGAAAGCTTATTGCTGAACGGTCCATAGAAAAAGGTATCAAAGAAGTATTTTTTGATAGGGGTTCGTATAGGTATCACGGAAGAGTTAAATCACTTGCTGAAGCAGCAAGAACTGGAGGTTTGAAGTTTTAA
- the rpsQ gene encoding 30S ribosomal protein S17, giving the protein MSKRTLQGKIVSTKNSKTLVVNVERKFRHPVLSKVIKRSKKYHAHYEEGNYAVGDTVKIIESAPISKLKKWRVIGDKA; this is encoded by the coding sequence ATGAGCAAAAGAACTTTACAAGGTAAAATAGTAAGTACTAAAAATTCAAAAACATTAGTGGTAAATGTGGAAAGAAAGTTTAGGCACCCTGTCTTATCCAAAGTAATCAAAAGATCTAAAAAATATCACGCTCACTATGAGGAGGGCAACTATGCTGTTGGGGATACTGTTAAAATCATTGAATCCGCACCCATATCCAAGTTAAAAAAATGGAGAGTTATTGGAGATAAAGCATGA
- the rpmC gene encoding 50S ribosomal protein L29: MKTKDIKNLSVTQLEKELGNFKKEQFNLRIQKMNSQITNSARITTVRRTIAKILTFINQKKKA, encoded by the coding sequence ATGAAAACAAAAGATATAAAAAATTTATCAGTTACTCAGCTTGAAAAAGAGCTAGGCAATTTTAAAAAAGAGCAGTTTAATTTAAGAATTCAAAAGATGAACTCTCAAATTACTAATAGTGCTCGAATTACGACTGTTAGAAGAACGATAGCTAAAATACTAACTTTTATTAATCAGAAGAAGAAAGCATAA
- a CDS encoding adenylate kinase yields MNIIIFGPPGAGKGTQSSFLINNFNFFQLSTGDLLRNELKSGSKLASEIEVLMNSGKLVSDDIINNLIEKKLEDKSIENRIIFDGFPRNIDQAKTLDNLLEKHSQSISLVLNLKVDYSILTKRISGRLSCSVCKKTFNEFFDPPTTCEDPNCKSRTLVKRSDDNEDTVSKRLKTYDESTLPILDYYSAKNIVSDVDAMGQIAMVSDQISNIIKDLKS; encoded by the coding sequence ATGAATATAATTATTTTTGGACCACCTGGGGCAGGCAAAGGTACCCAGTCTTCTTTCTTAATTAATAATTTCAATTTTTTTCAACTCTCTACAGGCGATTTGCTGAGAAATGAATTAAAGAGCGGTTCTAAACTAGCTTCAGAAATAGAAGTATTAATGAATTCAGGAAAGCTTGTTTCAGACGACATTATAAATAATCTTATTGAAAAAAAATTAGAAGACAAAAGTATAGAAAATAGAATTATTTTTGATGGATTTCCTAGAAATATTGACCAAGCCAAAACTTTAGACAACTTGTTAGAAAAACACTCCCAGTCAATATCGTTAGTTCTTAATCTGAAAGTAGACTATTCAATTTTAACCAAAAGAATATCTGGAAGACTATCATGCTCAGTTTGCAAAAAGACTTTTAATGAGTTTTTTGACCCCCCAACAACCTGTGAAGATCCCAACTGCAAGTCTAGAACTTTAGTTAAGCGATCTGACGATAATGAGGATACGGTAAGCAAAAGATTAAAAACTTACGACGAGTCTACTCTACCAATCCTTGATTATTACTCAGCAAAAAACATAGTTTCAGATGTTGATGCTATGGGTCAAATTGCTATGGTTTCAGATCAAATATCCAATATTATCAAAGACTTAAAAAGTTGA
- the rplE gene encoding 50S ribosomal protein L5 gives MIPRLKKIYLEEILPNIVKNLSIKNTMQAPKIEKIVLNMGLGLDASDSKILKIIKEDLANLTGQLPIVTKSKKAVANFKTRKDIPLGLKVTLRKNNMYYFLDRLINMALPRIKDFRGLNPDSFDSEANYSFGIKEHVIFPEVSFDKIEKLRGLDITVVTSTNNKEASKALLDSFDFPFYKKGSN, from the coding sequence ATGATACCAAGATTAAAGAAAATATATCTAGAAGAAATTTTACCTAACATAGTAAAAAATCTATCTATTAAAAACACAATGCAAGCTCCTAAAATTGAAAAAATTGTATTGAATATGGGCCTAGGCTTGGATGCTTCTGATAGTAAGATTTTAAAGATTATAAAAGAAGATTTAGCAAACTTAACAGGACAACTTCCTATTGTTACCAAGTCTAAAAAAGCAGTGGCAAATTTCAAAACTAGAAAAGATATTCCACTTGGACTTAAAGTTACTTTAAGAAAAAACAATATGTATTATTTTTTAGATAGATTAATCAACATGGCACTACCAAGAATTAAAGACTTTCGTGGTTTAAATCCAGATAGCTTTGACTCAGAAGCAAATTATAGTTTTGGAATTAAAGAGCACGTTATTTTTCCAGAAGTTAGTTTTGACAAAATTGAAAAATTAAGAGGGTTGGATATCACAGTTGTGACGTCTACAAACAATAAGGAAGCATCAAAAGCTTTGCTAGATAGCTTTGATTTTCCATTTTATAAGAAAGGGTCTAATTAA
- the rpsS gene encoding 30S ribosomal protein S19: MARSIWKGPFVHPSLIKKVEKQKQTDSKRPIKTWSRNSTIIPEFIGQKFEIHNGKKFIPITISEEMIGHKLGEFSPTRQFPGHTASTSKAAPAKAVKK, encoded by the coding sequence ATGGCACGCTCTATTTGGAAAGGCCCTTTTGTACACCCAAGCTTAATTAAGAAAGTGGAAAAACAAAAACAAACAGACTCGAAAAGACCTATCAAAACCTGGTCTAGAAACTCAACTATTATTCCAGAATTTATTGGACAAAAATTTGAAATTCATAACGGTAAAAAATTTATTCCAATAACAATATCGGAGGAAATGATTGGTCATAAGTTAGGTGAATTTTCACCCACTAGACAGTTTCCTGGTCACACAGCATCAACTTCAAAAGCAGCTCCAGCAAAAGCTGTTAAAAAATAA
- the rpsK gene encoding 30S ribosomal protein S11 yields MSTEEIKKKSDSGKKEPKKADSKKADSKKKSKFKAKKKEKKVVINGKAFVNATFNNTIISITDKDGNVLSWSSAGSKGFKGSRKSTPYAAQVAADDAALKAAEYGLKNIDVEVKGPGSGRETALRALQARGFKILSIKDTSPIAHNGCRPPKKRRV; encoded by the coding sequence ATGAGCACAGAAGAAATTAAAAAAAAATCAGATTCCGGCAAGAAAGAACCAAAGAAAGCTGATTCTAAAAAAGCCGATTCAAAAAAGAAAAGTAAGTTCAAAGCAAAGAAGAAAGAAAAAAAAGTAGTGATTAATGGAAAGGCATTTGTAAATGCAACTTTTAATAATACTATTATTTCCATTACAGACAAAGATGGAAACGTATTGTCATGGTCTTCTGCTGGATCAAAGGGATTTAAGGGTTCAAGAAAATCCACTCCTTACGCAGCCCAAGTAGCTGCGGATGATGCTGCATTAAAAGCAGCTGAGTATGGACTTAAAAATATAGATGTTGAAGTAAAAGGACCAGGTTCGGGAAGGGAAACAGCGTTAAGAGCATTGCAAGCAAGGGGTTTTAAAATTTTGTCCATCAAAGACACAAGTCCAATTGCTCACAACGGTTGTAGACCACCTAAAAAAAGAAGAGTTTAA
- the rpsM gene encoding 30S ribosomal protein S13, translated as MARISGINLPLNKQVYIALQYIYGIGDHYAEKICKELNIDRSKRVNNLTEDEVLKVRELIDKNYSVEGDLRRDISLNIKRLRDLGTYRGTRHRKKLPVRGQRTHSNARTRKGKAIAIAGKKLTVMKK; from the coding sequence ATGGCTCGTATATCAGGAATAAATCTTCCATTAAACAAACAAGTATATATTGCACTACAGTATATCTACGGAATAGGTGATCATTACGCTGAAAAAATTTGCAAAGAGTTAAATATTGATAGATCTAAAAGAGTAAATAATTTAACCGAAGATGAAGTTTTGAAAGTTAGGGAACTGATTGACAAAAACTATTCTGTGGAGGGAGATCTTAGAAGGGATATTTCATTAAATATTAAGCGCCTGAGAGATTTGGGTACTTATAGAGGAACAAGACACAGAAAAAAATTACCAGTAAGAGGACAAAGAACACACTCCAATGCAAGAACAAGAAAAGGAAAAGCGATTGCAATTGCAGGTAAAAAATTAACAGTGATGAAAAAATAA
- the rplX gene encoding 50S ribosomal protein L24: MKLKFKKGNTVKVISGDDRGKSGEIIEIFKDRYRATVKGLNMVKKHTKPTKEKKGGIISVEQSIHLSNLLVEAADKKKLGKKEETKASVKPKAKEKSSVKKVKKDSKKKDIKKNIKPTKKNSEKKDTKKTSKTTKKKGK; this comes from the coding sequence ATGAAATTAAAATTTAAAAAAGGAAATACAGTTAAAGTGATTTCTGGTGATGACAGAGGTAAAAGTGGAGAGATCATAGAAATATTTAAAGACAGATACAGAGCAACTGTCAAAGGACTTAATATGGTAAAAAAACACACCAAACCTACAAAGGAAAAAAAAGGTGGAATAATTAGCGTGGAGCAATCAATTCATTTATCCAACCTTTTAGTTGAAGCTGCTGATAAAAAAAAGCTAGGTAAAAAGGAAGAAACCAAAGCATCAGTTAAGCCGAAAGCAAAAGAGAAATCTTCCGTTAAAAAAGTAAAAAAAGATTCTAAAAAGAAAGACATTAAAAAAAATATCAAGCCAACAAAAAAAAACTCTGAGAAAAAAGATACGAAGAAAACTTCCAAGACAACTAAAAAAAAAGGTAAATAA
- the rpsH gene encoding 30S ribosomal protein S8: protein MTISDPIGDMLTRIRNAQMKLHPTVLIPSSKFKKFVLDVMQREGFISSYDVVTEKDSSFEALKVNLKYVHGTPVIREIKRISKPGRRIYTRFESLPRVLNGLGIAIISTSKGILSDNEARDQKLGGEIICNIS from the coding sequence ATGACAATATCAGATCCAATAGGAGATATGTTAACTAGAATTAGAAACGCACAAATGAAGTTGCATCCTACTGTGTTAATACCAAGCTCAAAGTTTAAAAAATTTGTTTTAGATGTAATGCAGCGTGAGGGTTTTATTTCTAGCTACGATGTGGTTACAGAAAAAGATTCTTCTTTTGAGGCATTGAAAGTAAATTTAAAATATGTGCATGGAACGCCAGTTATCAGAGAAATTAAAAGAATTTCAAAACCTGGCAGAAGAATTTACACACGATTTGAAAGCCTACCAAGAGTATTGAACGGACTAGGAATCGCTATTATCTCAACCTCAAAAGGTATACTTTCTGACAATGAAGCTAGAGATCAAAAACTTGGAGGAGAAATAATCTGTAATATTTCTTAA